CGTGCTCTATATTCTATCAAACATGGTGCAGATGAACAGTGGGCGAATAGCTATGTGAAAAAAGATTGCCCATGGGCTGTACTATCTCCTGTTGCAAATATTGTTGGGATTCTAGCAAGCTTTGAAGCATTCAAGTTTATTGTAGATCGAGAAGATTTACAACCTATAACCAGTCCAAATATTATACAAATTAATCTCTCAGATCCAAATATGGTACAGGTATGTGAACCTGAAAACGGCAGTTGGAATTATACAACTTTATAGAAGAGGTAAAATATATGGTTTCTTTTATACTGCTAGGAATTATTTTTATACTCGCTTTGGTTGTTAAAGATTATGCATTAGCTAGTGCAGCAAGTTTACTAGGTGTGTTGCTGGCTATTGGGCAAAAAGTAATATTGCATTATATTCAACAATATGCTTTTCCGATTGGAATTTTCTTTCTCATGTTATTTCTTTTAGCACCCATCACATCTGGGAAGATTACCATTGAAAATATAATAAAATGTATTACCTCTCCTATTGGTTGGGGGGCAATTTTAGCAGGTTTTATGGTGTCGTTTATAGGAGGAAAAGGGGTAGGGGTTCTACCTATGAATCCTACTATATTATTAGGCATTTTAATTGGTACTCTGATCGCCGTATTGTTTACAAAGGGGTTACCAGCTGGATTAATTATTGCAGCTGGAATTATAGCCATCATTTCTATGAAATGAAAGGGACTTTAAATATGAAGAAAAATTGGAAATATATAAGTTTAATAGGAGTATTTTTTATTCTTTTACTGCCTGGTTGTTCTAATTACCAAGAGGTTTCAAAGAAAAGCAAAGTATCTAAAATAGCAAAAGAAGAATATAGCATCTCACAAGAAGACGAAACATTATTTCTACTTCATAAAAGTATTAATACAAAAAAACGGTATACATCTGACGAAATCATTTTGTTTTTAGAACCGTTTAGCGTCCCTACTGCAGAAGCTTTTGATGTATCAAAATACTCATGGATGGATGCGTATGCTAAAAAAGGATATGACACGTGGGCAATGGATTTTAGAGGATTTGGGCAATCTTCAAGACCGAAAGAAATGTCAGAACCGCCAAACCAGAATAAACCAATCATTCATTTGGACGATGCAACAAAAGATTTAGAAACGGTTGTGAATTGGATTAAAAGTAAAAGGAATGTAAAAAAAATTCATCTTGTTGGCTGGTCATATGGGGGAGTGGTAGCTGGAAATTATGCAATATCACATTCTAATGATGTTAATACACTTGTTTTATATGGATATATGCATAGATTTACGCTTCCAATGATGACTGAGCCCTTTGACAATCCGTTACAGCGAGGAGAATTTAATCCTCATGCACCCTCTTACCAAGCTGTAGACTTTGATAAAGGAATGCATCACTGGCATATGATGATGGGCGAGAAAAAAATTGTTTCAAATAAAGCTATGGATTCTGTAAAAGAAGTATTTCTTCACTCAGATCCAATTAGCGAGAAAAATAATGGCGTAATTCGTCGACCGATGGGGCCTCTTGAAGATTTATATTCTATTTGGAATAACCGTCCTTTATATGATGCATCTCAGATTACTTCTCCTGTGCTGGTTATTTATGGAGAAGATGATTTATTTGCCGATAGAAATATGTTGTCAAAATTAACAGGTGCCAAACACAAAAAGGAAGTTGTGATTCCTGATGCCACGCACTGGGCTGTTTATGAAAAAAATCATCCTATACTATTTGAACAAGTATTGAACTTTATAGAAATGAAAGAAGGAAAAGAGTAATGGGCCAGAATATAACAATATTAGATGCCACTTTACGCGAAGGTGAACAACAATGTGGCGTCCGTTTTTCAAAAGAAGATAAAATTAACCTGCTTCAGATGTTGGAGGATTTTGGAATTACCTTAATTGAGGTTGGACATCCTGGGGTTTCTCGTGAAGAAGAGGAGATCTGCCAAGAGGTTGCTGCCTCCGCACAACATGCTGATATTTTAATGCATGCTCGAGCAAAAAAAGAAGAAGTTCATGCTGCTTATCGAGCTGGTGCCGATTGGGTAGGAATTTGGGCGTCTATTAATCAAATTTCTTTGCAAACAAAGTATACTAATCGATCAAAAGATTATGTGGTAAGCCAAGTGAAGCAAGCGATTGAAGAAGCTAACTCTTTAGGAATGAAAACCAGATTTACAATTGAAGATGCTTCCAGAACTACCTGGGAAGATATTGCTTACCTTGGACAAATTGCATATGAAGCTGGAGCGAATCGAATTAGTTTGGCAGACACTGTGGGGATTTGGGAACCTAATGAGTGTGCAAATATAGTCAAGAAAGCAGTAGAAACATTTCCTTGTGAAATTGAAGTCCATCTTCATAATGATTTAGGACTAGCAATAGCCAACGCTCTTGCTGCTATTGATGCTGGGGCTTCTGTCATTGATGCCACTTTATGCGGGATAGGTGAACGGGCTGGGATTGTTGATTTACTAAATTTATCTGTTCTGTTATCACAAAAATATAATCAATACTTTCAATTGAAAATGATTCCAGAATTAACACAATCTCTTCAATTAGCTACAGGTTGTAAAGTTGATCATTGGAGACCAATCATTGGAAAAAATGTTTTTACACATACAGCACCTTATCACGTAAAAGCCGTGAATCATAATGTTTTAGCATATGAAGGAATTCAACCTGAAATGATAGGGAGAATGAGGAAAATCCAACAAAAACGGGTAGAAAGAAAAGGCCCTCGCCTTACAAAGAATTTACGTGTTAGTAAACCATTTGTAAAAGGGGCATCTGAGCTTTTGTATCATAGAGATGGACCAGGAGAACGATGGGTACAAATGGATTATAGAACAGATGAACGTGCTTCATTTTATGTAATACAACGTATATTCTGTAATCAGCATATGGAGGAAAACTTGGAAGGTCATGTGGATTATCATGCACATCATTGTGACAGCGCTTTTATTTTTTGGGGTAATAATTTAGATGGGAGAGGGCTTATATGTGAAGTGGAAATCGAGGGAGACGTGCAAATCATTGAGAGCCCTGCATCTGTTTTTATTCCATCTGGTTTCAAACATAAATACAAGTACCTTGCAGGTGTAGGAACATACACAAACATTGTACTAGCCCCTAACTATAATTCAAGCTTATTAGAAGAAGATTTGTCGAAATTATATATATATTAACAAAGATTAGAAACAGATGGGATTCAATAGATTTTTTGGATCCTATTTGTTTTTTTGAAAGGTATTAAAAAGAAGGAATCGTTGCCTCGTCCCTATAGTGTCCTATCTCAAAATAAACGAGTACAAATTTAATTAATCCTCTTTTATCATAAATGCTTATATTTACAAAATGGCTGAGAATATTTAAATGAAATTGGAGGGTTTATGTTCTTAATATTTATTTTATATTATATAAACAAACTTAAATGTATTAGGGAGTTAATAGTAATATGAAAGAAATTGAAATTATAAAATCAAAAGAAACAATGACTATTATATGGCAAAGTGCAATGGTGATTATTCCCTTAGAGGACATACTTAAAGTTTATAAAGATAATAATAAAATTGCAGACACTACCAAAGTGGTGAATATCGGAAAATGCTTTCAGCATTCAGAACATATCCTTATTCGAACAAAGAAATTAGATTACTTATTATTTACAACTAATAAGGTAGCACTTCTAAATAAAATTAACCTTTAATTATTGTAAAAAATACTTAAAAAGGCTCTGGTACAAAATTGACCTTTATATCAGTAGTAAATGAGTTGTGAAAACTGCCAAGCTTTCTCTAAAAAATCCGTAATTTCTTAGGGTCTGTTGCGAAATTTTGTAAATGAATTTACACTCTTGAAAAAAAGGAGTAGAGAGAATCACAAATGTTATACTCTAAAGAGAAACAGTTCAAAAAGAATATTATCTTGGGAGTTAGATGAAACTTATATAAAAAGGAATACTTTCAAAATGAGAAAGTATTCCTTAGTTTTTTCCTAATCCCAATTAATATCTCCAGTAGTTATAGCTCCTTTAGCTTTGCAATAATCTTGACCTATACATTCTAGTTTTAAGCTATATTTACCTCGACCTAGTTGTTCGTTTCTTTCAAACATATCACCTGGTTGCAATGTCTTTTCATACTTGACTTCATGATTTTTATATAATGTTACCTTTATAGGTACCTTACTTTCCGAATAATTTGATACATGGAAGAAAGGACTGTATTTTTTCGTGGTTAACTCCCTTGTTTGTTGGGATTTTATATCTACTAAGTTTGCCATGCTGATTCGTAAATCTTTTTGCTCTTCATATTGTTGTAGTTGGTTCCAAATTGCTTCATGCCCCTCTGGTATATGTGTAGTAAATAAAAATGTATCAATTTCTTCAAAATGGATTGGATTTTTATCAGTTTGTTTATAAACTTTATCTTGGAAAATTGAAATAAAGCCCTTATTGATGAGGAAAAGTCCTAGTCCCCCTAATACTAAAAAAATAACTATACCTGAAATGGAGAGTTTAATGGAATTTCGTTTGAATGCACGCATTTTATATATCCTCCTCGTGCCAATGGATTAAATCTATCAATATTAAAATAATTATCAAATAGTACTATATGTAATATAATGATATTTGTCAATGTAATTTATTGTGAACAATAAGAATAGCTCTCGAAAAGATTTCGCAGACGTTTATCTGAAATATGTATGATATAGGTGTCTCATATTCTTTTAGATAAAACATTCGGTATTGTTTTGAAGGTTCGCTAATGCTTATTGCTTGATTTCGTTGGTTTGGGGGTATCTCATTTTCTTTAGTTTGATGGCGATGTTGCCGTGCCCTAACGCCATCAAACTAAAGAATCATAATTTCTCCATAACGTAAATTCTATTGATAATGATATGTTATCTTCACATGAATAGGGTATACAATAAATTAGAGATGAAAATTATGAATCGAGAACAGAGCCCATTTAGATAATTAAAAAATACTCTCCTATGCTGGATGACGAGGATTTAACTGAAGAAATCATAGATGAATACGCAAATGTAATTATATATTTTGGAAAGAATCCACATCCAAGTTATATAGAGTCTATTATGATTACCTTTAGTTTAGATGATTGTTATAGTGTATATGATCATGGAACAGGTGTATTATGTGGGTTTAATAATGAGGAGATAGCTCCACACTTAATTAGAACTTTACAAGATAAACATGAAGGAAGAAGATACTGGGGAACAGAATTAGCTAAATTATTTCCGGATGTAAGATTAGTGATAAGACATTTTTGCCTGTATTACATAATAGATTATTTAAGGAACACAATGAAGATGTCTGTAAAGAATTAAAATAAGCCATCTCAAAAATAGAAAAGCTTAAATAAAGGTAATAGAAATAATTATGGTTCCGGTGAAAAATTAGTGTCCCCTATCTGTAATAGGAAATGCTATGTTACTAATAGTGAGTGCTTATGTATATGCAATTTTTGATTACGGAACACCAATTGAATTTAGTAAAGAAGCTCGGTCAAAGACTAAAAACAGTTAAACAAACAACTATTGGTAACCTAAAGCAGAAAAGAATATTGATGTTTTCAATACTCAGATTGATTTCTCAGAAGAATATTCGAAACCTAAGATTGACATGTCTCTGGTAATGAGCAACAAAAGATTTCTGCTATTGTAAAATCTTTAGAAGATTCTCGAGATAAGGACACATCTAAAAACTAAATTTAATGTTAGCGAGCAGTTAGCTTTGGCTAGCTGCTTTTTTGATGTTTCATATACAGGTTTTATAGTCTATAAAATCTCTGTAAGTGTTTTGTAATATTTATGAGAGACTTTTTTAACAATTATGAGAGAGAAATGAAAGGGTTGTTATATATGATGAAATTAATCTTACTAGTAGGTATTCTAATTGACCTAGAAACCAAGGAGGAAAAATAACAGTGAAAAAATTGAAGCCAACACTTAGTGTATTAGGTAGTGTATCAATGGCACTGACTTTAGCATCCCCTGCTTTAGCGGATGTAAAACAACCGAATCCAGGAGGTACAGTTGAAATATTCAAAGAGAATGCAAATGCAAAAAAAGAAGATAAGAATTTCACGCTCGGATCTGATGGGGAGATAGGTTCGCTCATTACACAAAACATTGAAATGGCAAACAATGATTGGGACAAAGATGGTATTTCTAACGACTTAGAGATTAATGGTTATAAAATTGAATTCAATTCACAAACTGGAAAAAATGAAGCGAAAGCATGGGATCCTGAGAAGGATAAAGGGAAACCAAAATTTATATCGAATCCTATGAATGCAAATACGGATGGTGATCCTTTTACTGATATGTATGAGGTTGAGAATTATAACAACGATTCTGATACTAATTTCAATCCAATAGTTGCGAATATGCCAAATTTACAAATAGGTGTCAAACGAATTGAAGTAATTCCTATTGCAAACATTACGGATACTAATGGTGGATCAGTTAGCAGAGGATGGGAAAAAAGCGTATCTACACAACATTCATTTAATGTAGGATTAAGTGGTTCAGGTGGTGTAGAAGGGTCAGCAGCTGGTCCTGTTCCTTCCGGAAGTGTTTCAGTAAACGTGGGATACGGATATTCAAAAACAACTACTGAAACGGAGAGTTATACAAATAATTTTGACTGGTCTACCGCAACAACTGTAGATACGGCGAATGCTGCAAAATTACGGGTACATCTGGAATATAAGAATGTAGGCACAGCATCTGCTGAAAATGTTTCGCCTCATTTTAATATTCGTTTAGGAAACAAAATTATTAATACTGTAAAGGCAACACAAGATCGTTATAAGGCAAACTATTTAAGTACAGAAAAAGGCGGAAGGAATAAAACAGAAGTAGTAATTGACAGTTTAGAGGGACAGGCAGATGCAAATATTGTCTTATCACTGGATGAATTGAAAGCTGTTGAACAAGGGGAACTTCTTTCGATTGAGGTTCTACCTACAAGTACAATGGATTTATCCATTGAAAAAGGTGAAGAAATTATGCATTTAGGGGATTCAGGGAGATATGAATCTAGAGTAAATGCAGCTACTGAACAATTAGAAACAGATATAGGAAATATACCAAAGTTTAGGGTGTATACTCCTAAAGACAAATCCCTTGCTGATAAGCCAGTTTTATCCTATAACGAAGTTTTTCAACATGTAAATATAGATACGAATAAGATAAATCATATTGTAAACAAAGCTAAAAGTACGAATAACGTATCAGTGGTTTCAGCTAATAATGGCACTGTTGCATTGAATGATTTAAAAGCGGGGCAGGGAGATCGCGGTTATTTACATAAAGACTCTGTACACGGTGCTTTTGCAAAACTACAGCAGCCAACATTAGTGGAAGGTAGTTATGATCCTGTTACGCAAAAGATTAGGGCATCAATCTTACCTGGTTTATTTGGAGTGAGTAAAGAGATCCCTACTACTTATAGTAAGAAATGGAATGCGCCTTCACAAACAGTAACACTAGTTAAACGTGAGAATGGATTTACATATGAATCTAGAGAAAATATACACCCTATTAAATCTGAAATTGCTGCGCACAGAAAAGTTAAATTTGAAATCAATGATGCACACAATCTAACACCTACACAAAAGATTGATACCGAAATTAAAGCTAATAAAGAATTTGAAGATTATGTAGTAGATAATTCAGGTGAATTTGTTACTGAAGGAATTCCTTATACTATAGCTTCATATGGAAATACAGCTTATTGGGGAAGTCATCACGCCGGGAATAAATGGGAGTATCTATGGGCTGAGCAATCTAGTGATGAAAAAGTGAATGTAATTATTGAAAGAGTAGGTCAACCTAAACCCGGAAAACCAATTAAAAAGGGTGAAGAGGTATTAATTAAATTTCAGAATCCTATTTATTCAGATTATGCTTATTTGAAACTTCAAGATAGTTATATCCATTTAGATCAAAAACAAAACGCAAGTACTTTTAAATTTAATCATGCATACCCAAAGAACTTTACTGGACACCATAAGCAATGGAACATACTATCTAATGGTAACAAGTTAAAGGTAGGATATTTAATTGATTATATGAAATATGGTAATGGAGAAAACGGGACGGATACTATAGCATGGAATCTATCAAGAGCTCAGTAATATATAACAGTTCTGTTGCTAAGATTGAAAAAAACGGTAATGAACTGAATATGAAAAGTTAGATACAAAAATTTAGACTACTAATAGGGAATGAGTTTGATGTTGAATCGGACTCATTCCTTTTAATTTATATGATTTAGACACTACTATTTTAAATGCTTATCTAGGCATATAAGTAATCAAATGTTAAGATTACTATCTGGATTACATAAATCGTATTCTGAATTTTTATTTGTTTGGATGTCGAAATGAGGAAATTTTATTTGTTGATACAATCAGTTTATATATATTTATTGGAGAATAGAAAAAATAAATTTTTTTGTTATTGGTGAAAAAAAGTGAGGATAGTATATGAAGAAAAGAATTTTAATCGTAGAAGATGAAGAAAATATTCGAGAAGTATGCAAACGGTATTTAGAAAGAGAAGAATATGAAGTATATACTGCTGTAAATGGTAAAGAAGGTTGGGATTTATTTCTTACATATCAACCAGATTTAATTATATTAGATTTGATGATGCCAAAAAAAGATGGATGGGAATTATGCGAGGAAATTCGTCAACAATCAAACGTCCCTATTATTATGTTAACTGCTAAGGGAGAAGAAAGGGATCGAATTTTAGGCTTAACAATGGGGGCGGATGATTATTTAACAAAGCCATTTTCCCCTCGTGAATTAGTATTAAGGGTCCAAATTATACTAAGAAGAGGAAGCCAAGTACCAATACAAATAAAAGAATCTCTATCGGAAGTGATAGAATTTCCAGATTTGAAAATATATCCAAAGACAAGATGTGTACTTGTTTGTAATAAGGAAGTGGAGTTAACGGTAAAAGAGTTTGAGGTACTTTATCTCATGGCAAAGCATCCAAAACAAGTATTTTCTCGCTCACAGCTTCTTGAACTAATTTGGGATTTTGGACATGAAGGAGCATCAAACACGGTTACCGTGCTAGTGAGCCGTTTACGTGAAAAACTTGAGAAGCATACGATAAAGAATCGCTGGATTCATACGGTTTGGGGTATAGGATATCGCTTTGAGCCGAATGGAGGAAATGAAACGTGAGATTACGTATTCAATTGTTACTCATGAATTTATTAAGTACCAGTATTATGGTAATTGCTATATGGTATAGTGAGACGAAAATGTTACTTGAACCGGAACAAACGCGGTTATTAACAGTAATTGCATTTGTGGCATTCATTATTTCAACGTTTATTTATTGGTTAATGACACGCCCTATCATGAGATCTATACAAAATTTAATAAAATTGACGAAACAATTTAGTGATAGACACTTTGAAACAATGTATATAATTGGCCAAGAACCACGTGAGTTTAAAGAATTAGCAACAGCCTTTCAAAAGATGGCAAAAAAACTAGAAGAAGGGTTTACTAAGTTAGAGGAACAGGAAAACTCTCGTAAGGAGCTAATTACCAATATCTCACACGACTTACGAACACCTATGGCTAGCATGCAAATGATGATAGAAGCATTACAGGATAACCTGATTGAAGATGCTGAAATGAAAAAGCAATACTTAGCGACGATTTTAAAAGAAATAGAAAGATTAAGTGGATTAATTAACGACTTATTTGATCTTTCAAAGTTAGAATTTGAGCAAGTAGATTTTCACCCAAGTTTCACACATTTAGATAAAGTGCTATTAGATGTATTAGAATCACATTCTGTCTTGTTAGAAGACAAAGAAATTCATGTGCAATTGGTTGTTCCAGATACATTACCTCGACTTTTAATTATGCCATGTAAAATAGAAAGGGTCATAGGCAATTTATTACATAATGCAATTCGCTATTCTCCTAACTCTGGAACAATTGAATTGACTGTAGAAGAAAATAAAAAAACTCAACAGGTCCAATTCACTTTGCGGGATGAAGGGATGGGGATTTCTCCCAATGATCAGTTACGCGTATTTGAACGTTTTTTTAGAACAGATCGATCAAGAAGTTCGCAATCTGGAGGTTCCGGTCTTGGATTAGCTATAGCAAAATCATTGATAGAAATGCACAAAGGGGATATTGGTGTAAGGAATCGCGCAGATGGTAAGCAGGGAAGTGAATTTTGGTTCAATCTTCCCATCACATCCGAAAAAAATAAGGCGGCTGAAAGACTTTTGTAACATTTACGTTAGAAAAATGAAAGACCTTCTTGTTAACATACTAATAGACAGTATGTTACAGGAGGTTTTTTACTTTATGAAAAGAAAATATGTACGGCTTATAGGTGGTTTGATAATTGTATTGGGGATTTTATGGTCATTGTTCCGACCAGAGAAATTATTTATTGATAAGTATGTAAATGAATCATTGCCACAAGCAGAGATACAATCAACGGAAGTAAGGCAACAAAGTGATCGAGTAATAAGGGAAGGTCAGTTTCAAAACGGTGTCCATGAAACAACTGGAACGGCAAAAATTCACCAATTAGCGGATGGAAAACGTGTTTTACGACTTTCTGATTTTTCAACATCTAATGGGCCAGATGTACGAATTGTATTAGTTTCTACAAATCGTTTGAAAAATAATGAAGACGTGAAAAACTATCAGTATATTGAATTAGGAAAATTAAAGGGGAATAAGGGAGACCAAAACTACGAAATTCCTCAAGGGATAGATGTAAGTGAATATGGTTCGGTTTCTGTTTGGTGTAAAAGATTTAATGAAAACTTTGGTGCGGTTTATTTTAATAATTAAATATGAACTTAAAATTTCCTCTATATTGAAAGTAAATAAAATTCTATTTAAAAGTTTTCATTTATATTGAAAACACAATTGTTTTGATAAGAAATGTATTTTTAGTATATACATATTAAAAATACAGGCATAAGTTGTATTACGTTTTGGTAAAATATTTTCATTCTCTTATAATTATACTATAATTTGTGTATAACAATATATAAAAACAATAATAGTAGTGGGCACCGCAATATTGCTAACAAATTAACATATTAGTTATTTGGAACCGAAGACTATCAAGAAATAAAAATTTCATTTTTATTTCTTTTTTAAATTATTTATATTTATATATTTTAAAAAAAATATCGTATATTCCAGATTATTATTATACAATATATAAATTTAACTATATATAAGAATAGAGAGTTTTTAGTTGAAATTATTGAGAAACAGTAAGGTTGGTACAAAACTAAACATATTAATAGGTATATCAAGTATCGCCTGTATAGTATTATCCTTAATAGGATTTTGGGGATTAGAAAGAGGAAAGACTGCTTCTTCTAATATGTATGAAGATAATTTAAAATCAGTTGATTGGATAGGAACGATAGAATCTAACTTTTATCATGTTAATATGAATTTTATGGAAATAATGGTATCCAAAGATGAAAAAAGAATGAACGATTTGATAAAAGAAATGGATGGAATTCGTAAAGAAAATGATCAGTTATTAAAGCTGTTCGAAACTAAAGTTATTTCTAATAAAGAAAAAGAGCTATTTAGCAAATTTCAGGAAGAGTTTAATGAATTAAGAACACAGATGAAAAAGGCACAAGAATTAGGGAAATCTAATAATGAAGAAGCCTATGCTTATTATCAAAAAGAAATCGAACCCAATATGCAAAAAACAATCCAGTCCATTCGTGAACTAATTGTATATAACAGTAATAATGCAGAGCAGTTACAACAAGTTAATAATAACAGTGCTCAAAATACAATGGTAATGTTTGTAGTCCTTTCAATTTTAGCAATTATCATAGTTATATTGATTGGATATTTTATTAAGTTAACTATACGACAACCACTATTATTATTGCAAAATGATATGAAGAAAGTAGCTGCTGGTGATTTAACAATACGTACTTCTTATAAAGCAAATAATGAGCTAGGAAATATTGTACAGTCTTTTAATAGTATGTTAGATAATCTACAACAATTAATTGCAAGTGTTAAATCTACAACACAAGAAGTTATTTCTTCTACAGAGGGTGTTTTACAAGATACAAAGCGAGCATCTAATATTTCGAATGAGGTTGTTCAGACTATTTCTGAAGTAAAAGAAAAAATAGCAGGACAAGTAACTAGCATTCAAGAGAGTTCATCTTCAATGGATGAAATAACAATTGGTGTGCAAACTGTAGCTGAATCTTCAGCTGTAGTTGCTGAGGTAGCAGTAACTACCACAGAACAAATACATATTGGTAGTGAAGTGATAAAGCACTCAATTCTTCAAATGAACAGTGTTCATGATGTGGTGGAGGAAACATCAAAAGTAATAGATAGACTTGTTACACGTACACAACAGATTGATACAGCTCTGAATGCAATCACTAA
This DNA window, taken from Bacillus paramycoides, encodes the following:
- a CDS encoding sensor histidine kinase → MRLRIQLLLMNLLSTSIMVIAIWYSETKMLLEPEQTRLLTVIAFVAFIISTFIYWLMTRPIMRSIQNLIKLTKQFSDRHFETMYIIGQEPREFKELATAFQKMAKKLEEGFTKLEEQENSRKELITNISHDLRTPMASMQMMIEALQDNLIEDAEMKKQYLATILKEIERLSGLINDLFDLSKLEFEQVDFHPSFTHLDKVLLDVLESHSVLLEDKEIHVQLVVPDTLPRLLIMPCKIERVIGNLLHNAIRYSPNSGTIELTVEENKKTQQVQFTLRDEGMGISPNDQLRVFERFFRTDRSRSSQSGGSGLGLAIAKSLIEMHKGDIGVRNRADGKQGSEFWFNLPITSEKNKAAERLL
- a CDS encoding binary toxin-like calcium binding domain-containing protein, translating into MKKLKPTLSVLGSVSMALTLASPALADVKQPNPGGTVEIFKENANAKKEDKNFTLGSDGEIGSLITQNIEMANNDWDKDGISNDLEINGYKIEFNSQTGKNEAKAWDPEKDKGKPKFISNPMNANTDGDPFTDMYEVENYNNDSDTNFNPIVANMPNLQIGVKRIEVIPIANITDTNGGSVSRGWEKSVSTQHSFNVGLSGSGGVEGSAAGPVPSGSVSVNVGYGYSKTTTETESYTNNFDWSTATTVDTANAAKLRVHLEYKNVGTASAENVSPHFNIRLGNKIINTVKATQDRYKANYLSTEKGGRNKTEVVIDSLEGQADANIVLSLDELKAVEQGELLSIEVLPTSTMDLSIEKGEEIMHLGDSGRYESRVNAATEQLETDIGNIPKFRVYTPKDKSLADKPVLSYNEVFQHVNIDTNKINHIVNKAKSTNNVSVVSANNGTVALNDLKAGQGDRGYLHKDSVHGAFAKLQQPTLVEGSYDPVTQKIRASILPGLFGVSKEIPTTYSKKWNAPSQTVTLVKRENGFTYESRENIHPIKSEIAAHRKVKFEINDAHNLTPTQKIDTEIKANKEFEDYVVDNSGEFVTEGIPYTIASYGNTAYWGSHHAGNKWEYLWAEQSSDEKVNVIIERVGQPKPGKPIKKGEEVLIKFQNPIYSDYAYLKLQDSYIHLDQKQNASTFKFNHAYPKNFTGHHKQWNILSNGNKLKVGYLIDYMKYGNGENGTDTIAWNLSRAQ
- a CDS encoding DUF441 family protein, with amino-acid sequence MVSFILLGIIFILALVVKDYALASAASLLGVLLAIGQKVILHYIQQYAFPIGIFFLMLFLLAPITSGKITIENIIKCITSPIGWGAILAGFMVSFIGGKGVGVLPMNPTILLGILIGTLIAVLFTKGLPAGLIIAAGIIAIISMK
- a CDS encoding DM13 domain-containing protein; translated protein: MKRKYVRLIGGLIIVLGILWSLFRPEKLFIDKYVNESLPQAEIQSTEVRQQSDRVIREGQFQNGVHETTGTAKIHQLADGKRVLRLSDFSTSNGPDVRIVLVSTNRLKNNEDVKNYQYIELGKLKGNKGDQNYEIPQGIDVSEYGSVSVWCKRFNENFGAVYFNN
- a CDS encoding response regulator transcription factor; this translates as MKKRILIVEDEENIREVCKRYLEREEYEVYTAVNGKEGWDLFLTYQPDLIILDLMMPKKDGWELCEEIRQQSNVPIIMLTAKGEERDRILGLTMGADDYLTKPFSPRELVLRVQIILRRGSQVPIQIKESLSEVIEFPDLKIYPKTRCVLVCNKEVELTVKEFEVLYLMAKHPKQVFSRSQLLELIWDFGHEGASNTVTVLVSRLREKLEKHTIKNRWIHTVWGIGYRFEPNGGNET
- a CDS encoding alpha/beta hydrolase; the encoded protein is MKKNWKYISLIGVFFILLLPGCSNYQEVSKKSKVSKIAKEEYSISQEDETLFLLHKSINTKKRYTSDEIILFLEPFSVPTAEAFDVSKYSWMDAYAKKGYDTWAMDFRGFGQSSRPKEMSEPPNQNKPIIHLDDATKDLETVVNWIKSKRNVKKIHLVGWSYGGVVAGNYAISHSNDVNTLVLYGYMHRFTLPMMTEPFDNPLQRGEFNPHAPSYQAVDFDKGMHHWHMMMGEKKIVSNKAMDSVKEVFLHSDPISEKNNGVIRRPMGPLEDLYSIWNNRPLYDASQITSPVLVIYGEDDLFADRNMLSKLTGAKHKKEVVIPDATHWAVYEKNHPILFEQVLNFIEMKEGKE
- a CDS encoding methyl-accepting chemotaxis protein, whose protein sequence is MKLLRNSKVGTKLNILIGISSIACIVLSLIGFWGLERGKTASSNMYEDNLKSVDWIGTIESNFYHVNMNFMEIMVSKDEKRMNDLIKEMDGIRKENDQLLKLFETKVISNKEKELFSKFQEEFNELRTQMKKAQELGKSNNEEAYAYYQKEIEPNMQKTIQSIRELIVYNSNNAEQLQQVNNNSAQNTMVMFVVLSILAIIIVILIGYFIKLTIRQPLLLLQNDMKKVAAGDLTIRTSYKANNELGNIVQSFNSMLDNLQQLIASVKSTTQEVISSTEGVLQDTKRASNISNEVVQTISEVKEKIAGQVTSIQESSSSMDEITIGVQTVAESSAVVAEVAVTTTEQIHIGSEVIKHSILQMNSVHDVVEETSKVIDRLVTRTQQIDTALNAITNIAEQTNLLALNAAIEAARAGENGKGFAVVAAEVRDLAEKFKESANEINHLVKSIQQDTQDTVHVMQKGEQKAAEGKEAAHQADQTFSSIMRDIDKITSQIQEVSAATEEMYAGTEEVNASLSLVSDTSTQVERETIQTVQSIQSQAVSIQEISNQSNKMKEKVNALTELLSKFIIEEQKNEK
- a CDS encoding homocitrate synthase/isopropylmalate synthase family protein; protein product: MGQNITILDATLREGEQQCGVRFSKEDKINLLQMLEDFGITLIEVGHPGVSREEEEICQEVAASAQHADILMHARAKKEEVHAAYRAGADWVGIWASINQISLQTKYTNRSKDYVVSQVKQAIEEANSLGMKTRFTIEDASRTTWEDIAYLGQIAYEAGANRISLADTVGIWEPNECANIVKKAVETFPCEIEVHLHNDLGLAIANALAAIDAGASVIDATLCGIGERAGIVDLLNLSVLLSQKYNQYFQLKMIPELTQSLQLATGCKVDHWRPIIGKNVFTHTAPYHVKAVNHNVLAYEGIQPEMIGRMRKIQQKRVERKGPRLTKNLRVSKPFVKGASELLYHRDGPGERWVQMDYRTDERASFYVIQRIFCNQHMEENLEGHVDYHAHHCDSAFIFWGNNLDGRGLICEVEIEGDVQIIESPASVFIPSGFKHKYKYLAGVGTYTNIVLAPNYNSSLLEEDLSKLYIY